One Coffea arabica cultivar ET-39 chromosome 5c, Coffea Arabica ET-39 HiFi, whole genome shotgun sequence DNA window includes the following coding sequences:
- the LOC140007218 gene encoding uncharacterized protein codes for MERIRSNTRMPTREIRQTVYEEYQTQISKWVASNARKMALKMIQGSTEAQYKKIWEYCAEIKKTHEGSTMKIMFTPFRGSGGNPKFMRLYCYLGPLKKGFKDGCRPIIGLDGCHLKEIYRGQLLTAIASDSNNGWWRIAWAVVEREATEQWAWFLKYLSEDLKIENQCYYIFISDQQKYCVQHMYRNFKKKHIGLALRNRLWNIACCTTVEMYNKAMDELQTIDKVAYEWVKKAHHHWHWCKTYFPTHVKSDMIVNNLCKSFNAHIKDARDQPIITMLELIREYLMNRIQRRRATMGKYKGSIGPLINEIVETRVKHSSQWMPIWNALHEYQVKGPRGAQFADHWPPSTMPVLDPPTSVTQSGKPKKARRRDVTEGRDHGRRLRRRIIIHCRKCGEVGHNIAMCKKPPNEETQQGSNRSFETQPSSQQR; via the exons ATGGAGAGAATTAGATCAAACACTCGCATGCCAACTCGAGAGATTAGGCAAACGGTGTATGAGGAGTACCAAACTCAAATTTCTAAATGGGTGGCTTCTAatgcgaggaaaatggctctcAAAATGATACAGGGGTCGACTGAAGCACAATACAAGAAAATTTGGGAGTATTGTGCTGAGATAAAGAAGACGCATGAAGGGAGTACAATGAAGATAATGTTTACTCCATTTAGAGGATCAGGGGGTAATCCTAAATTCATGAGGTTGTACTGCTATTTAGGACCACTGAAGAAGGGATTCAAGGATGGCTGTAGGCCAATAATAGGCCTGGATGGTTGCCATCTAAAAGagatttatagaggacaattacTAACTGCCATTGCTTCAGACTCGAATAATGGATGGTGGCGCATTGCTTGGGCAGTTGTGGAGAGAGAAGCAACTGAGCAGTGGGCTTGGTTTCTCAAATATCTAAGTGAGGACTTGAAAATCGAAAACCAGTGCTACTATATCTTTATATCAGATCAGCAAAAG TACTGTGTCCAACATATGTACCGcaatttcaagaaaaagcaTATTGGTTTGGCTCTTAGAAACAGGTTGTGGAATATAGCATGTTGCACAACAGTGGAAATGTACAACAAAGCTATGGATGAACTTCAAACTATTGATAAGGTTGCATATGAATGGGTCAAGAAAGCCCATCATCATTGGCATTGGTGCAAGACATACTTTCCAACTCACGTCAAGAGTGATATGATAGTGAACAACTTATGCAAGTCCTTCAATGCTCATATTAAGGATGCAAGGGACCAACCTATCATCACAATGTTGGAACTGATAAGGGAATATCTTATGAACAGGATCCAAAGAAGACGAGCTACAATGGGGAAATACAAGGGCTCCATTGGACCTTTAATTAATGAAATTGTTGAGACTAGGGTCAAACATTCAAGTCAGTGGATGCCTATTTGGAATGCACTGCATGAGTATCAAGTCAAGGGCCCAAGAGGGGCCCAATTTGCA GATCATTGGCCCCCATCCACCATGCCTGTGTTGGATCCGCCAACATCAGTTACTCAATCTGGTAAGCCTAAAAAGGCCAGGAGAAGGGATGTGACTGAGGGGAGAGATCATGGTAGAAGGTTGAGAAGGAGGATTATCATTCATTGTAGAAAATGTGGTGAGGTTGGCCATAACATAGCTATGTGCAAGAAGCCTCCCAATGAAGAAACTCAACAAGGTTCTAAC